The DNA region AGCACCTGCGTGCGTACGCCTCCAAGCTGGCCGAGCTGGTGGCGGAACGCCCCGCGACGAAGGTCGTCCCGAGCGTTGCGGGCGAGATCGACGCAACGTACGAATCCTTGCGCGCCGCGCTCGGCGAATGCTGACCGAGTTACCTCGGTGAACATCCACGCCCGCCGACCGAGTCCCCCTTCGACAAGCTCAGGACATCGCCTCGGTCAGCAGACGGACTCAGTGAGCGGTGTTCTTGAACCGGTCGACGGAGGCGGCGATCTCCGACTCCGCGGCGGCCTTGCCGACCCAGTCGGAGCCCTTGACGGTCTTGCCGGGCTCGAGGTCCTTGTAGTGCTCGAAGAAGTGCTTGATCTCGTTGAGCGTCCACTCGTCGACGTCCGCGAGGTCCTGGATGTGGTCGAAGCGGGGGTCGCAGGGGACGCAGAGGACCTTCTCGTCCTGGCCCTTCTCGTCCTCCATGACGTACATCGCGACGGGGCGGGCCTGGACGAGCACGCCCGGGAAGAGCGGGTAGGGGGTCAGGACCAGCGCGTCGAGCGGGTCACCGTCCCCGCCGAGGGTGTCTTCGATGTAGCCGTAGTCTGCGGGGTACATCATGGAGGTGAACAGAACGCGGTCGAGACGAAGCCGATTCGACTCGTGGTCCACCTCGTACTTGTTGCGGGATCCCTTGGGGACCTCGATCAGTACGTCGAACTCCTGCGTCACTTCTCTGCCTCCAGACAAACCCAAAAACGGAATGCCGGACAGTCTGACACCGATCGGCGTCAGACCCGGCATCGAGGAGGATATCCGTGGAGCCTGACACCCCGCCGAAGTGGCCGTCAGAGGAGACGGACGAGGCCCGCGGGAAGCTCGCGGTCGTGGTGCCGCTGGTGCTCGCGCTCCTGGTGGGAGCGGCGGCAGCGGCGTACGCCCTGGGGTGGGTGCGCTATGCCCAGGGAAACGTCGCGCCGACGCCGCCGCCGGCACCGCTGAGCATCGCCACGGTCAGCCCCGCGCCGGTCGCGGGCCAGCAGTCGAGGACCCCCGGAAAGCCTGATCAGGCCGCGCTGCAGCGGGTGATGCGCGAGATGGTCGGCGACAAGCGTCTCGGCCGGCACCTCAAGGCGGCGATCGCGCCGCTCGAGGGCGCGCCGGTGGTCACCCACGGCACCGGAGCCGCCACCCCGGCCAGCGTCACCAAGGTGCTGACCAGTGTGGCGGTGCTGGAGGCGTACGGCCCCGAGCGCAGGTTCGAGACCAGCACCACGCTCCAGGGGAGCACCGTCACGCTCGTCGGGGGAGGTGACGCATCTCTCACCAGCAACGACCTCGACACGCTGGCCGCCGAGACGGCCCGGGAGCTCGGCGCCACCAAGACGGTGAGCCTGGCCTACGACGACAGCCTGTTCGCCGGGCCGGTGCTGAGCCCGACCTGGCGACGCACCTACCTGGGGGAGGAGGTCGGCGGGATCACCGCGCTGCTGGTCGATCACGGCGGGTCCCAGGCGACGGGATACAGCCGCGATCCGTCCCTGCAGGCCGCCGAGCAGTTCAAGAAGGCCCTGGCCAAGCACGGGATCAAGGTCGACGGCAAGCCGGTGCGGGGGACCAAGGCGGGCACCCAGCTCGCGGTACGCCACGGCGACACCCTCCGCGAGATCGTCGAATACACGCTGCAGCACAGCGACAACCAGCTCGCCGAGGTGCTCGCCCGCCACGTCGGGCTGGCAGCCGGCGAGCCGACGTTCGACGGCTCCACCGCGGCGATCACGGCCACGCTGAAGGAGCTCGGCATGGACACCACCGGCCTGGTCCTGCGCGATGGCTCCGGCCTCTCCCGGCAGAACCGGATCCCGCCGACGCTGCTGGTCAGCGCGCTCCAGACCGCCGCCAGCCCCCACCGGCCCGAGCTCGCCCCGGCGATGACCGGTCTCCCGGTCGCCGGCTGGGTCGGCTCGCTCTCGCGCCGGTTCAACTTCGACGCCGAGCCGGGGCGCGGTCGCGTCCGGGCGAAGACCGGCACCCTCACCGGCGTCTCCGGCCTCTCCGGCATCGCGGTCGACGCCCGCGGCACGCCGTTCGTCGTCGTACTCATGGCCGACGGGTTCAAGCCCGAGCAGACCCTGGACGTACGCGACGCCCTCGACGATGCGATGGCGTCGGTCGCGACGTGTCGATGCTCGGCATAGGTTCGGTCGGCTACGGTCGTAGGCATGACCCATCGAGCTGAGGAGCCCAGGCCGTCCGGAGCGACCATGGTCGACTGGGACCTGGCCGTGCGCCTCGGCGCGAAGGTCGCCGGAGACGGCCCGATCGTCTCGCGCAACGAGGCCCGGCAGGCCGTCGAGGAGCTGCGCGAGGACGCCGCGAAGGCGACCGAGTTCGTGCGCGAGTTCACCGGCCTGGACGCGCCCCGCGACACCGCGCCCGTCCTCGTGGTCGACCGCAGGGGCTGGATCCAGGCCAACGCCGACACCTTCGCCCACGTGATCTCGCCGGTGGTCGACCGGATCACCGCGAAGCGCGCGCCGGGTGCCCTCTCCCTGGCGGTCGGCTCCAAGATCAGCGCCGCCGAGGTGGGCGGTCTGCTCGGCTTCATGTCCTCGAAGATCCTCGGCCAGTTCGACCCGTTCTTCGGGCCCTCGGGCCGGCTGCTGCTGGTCGCGCCCAACGCCGTCCACGTCGAGCGCGAGCTCGGCCTGGACCCGACCGACTTCCGGCTGTGGGTCTGCCTCCACGAGGAGACCCACCGGGTCCAGTTCACGGCCAGCCCGTGGATGCGCGACCACCTCTTCGCGCAGATCGAGGGCCTCTCCGAGGCGATGGACCCGTCCTCGATCTTCGACGGCGGCCTGCAGCGCGTCTCCGAGGCGCTCAAGGGCAACGGCAGCATCGTCGACGCCTTCGCCAAGCCCGAGCAGAAGGAGATCATCGACCGGGTCACCGGGATGATGTCGCTGCTCGAGGGCCATGCTGACGTGGTCATGGACGACGTCGGCCCCGGCGTGATCCCGAGCGTCACCACGATCCGCAAGGCGTTCAACAAGCGCCGCCAGGGCATCGGCGTGCTCGACCGCCTGCTCCGCCGCCTCCTCGGCCTGGAGGCCAAGATGGCGCAGTACCGCGACGGCGCGAAGTTCGTACGCCACGTGGTCGACCGGGTCGGCATGGACGAGTTCAACGCCGTCTTCGCCGGCCCCGAGAACCTCCCGTCGAAGGCCGAGATCGTCGAACCGGACGCCTGGGTCACCCGCGTTCTGGCATGAGTCTCCACCCCTCGATCGCAGCCGTACGCCGCCCCGTCCGCGCCACGCTCGAGCAGCTGGAACCGGGCGACAAGGTGATCGTGGCCTGCTCCGGGGGAGCGGATTCGCTGGCGCTGGCGTCCGCGGCGGTGTTCGAGGGCCACAAGCTCGGGCTGCACGTCATCGGTGCGACCGTCGACCACGGGATGCAGGAAGGCAGCGACGCCCAGGCGAGCAAGGTCATCGCCCAGCTCGCCGAGATGGGCGTCGACGAGACCGTCACCGCGACCGTCGAGGTGAAGGCCGACGGCGAAGGCCCGGAAGCAGCCGCCCGGCAGGCTCGCTATGCGGTCCTCGACCAGCTCGCCGAGCGCCTCGACGCGAGCGTGATCCTGCTCGGCCACACCCGTGACGACCAGGCCGAGACCGTGCTGCTGGGGCTGACCAGGGGCTCGGGCGCCCGCAGCCTCTCCGGGATGCGCGCCGCCTTCGACCGCTATCGCCGTCCGCTCCTCGGGACCACCCGGATCGACACCGAGACCGCCTGCCAGATCGAGGGCCTCGACGTCTGGCAGGACCCGCACAACCGCGACTTCGCCTACACCCGCGCGCGCATCCGTCACCGGGTCCTGCCCACGCTCGAGGAGGATCTGGGGCCGGGGGTCACCGAGGCGCTGGCCCGCACGGCCGAGCAGCTCCGCGAGGACGCCGACTTCATCGACGACATCGCCGAGTCGATGCACCGCGAGCTCGGCGGAACCCTCCCGGTCGAGACGCTGGCGCAGTATCCGGCCGCCGTCCGCACCCGAATCCTCCGGATCGCCGCCCTCGCGGCCGGCAGCCCGCCCGCGGAGCTCACCCGCGACCACGTCAAGGCCGTCGACGAGCTGATCACCGGCTGGCGCGGGCAGCGCTGGATCGACCTGCCGGGACACATTCGGGCGCGTCGTACGAACTCTTCGATCGTCTTCGAATCAGGCCCTTTCCCCACCAGCATTTAGAGTGGCGCTCATGGACACCGAGTACGTCGGCGACGACCTCGTGAAGACCCTGTTCACCCACGACGAGATCCAGGCGAAGGTCGAAGAGCTGGCCCGCCGGATCGAGAAGGACTACGAGGGCGAGGAGCTCCTGATCGTCGGCGTCCTGCGGGGCGCGGTGATGATCATGGCCGACCTCGCGCGCGCCCTGAACCGCCACGTCGAGATGGACTGGATGGCGGTGTCGTCCTACGGCTCCGGCACCAAGTCGTCCGGTGTGGTGCGGATCCTGAAGGACCTCGACACCGATGTCACCGGCAAGCACGTGCTCGTCGTCGACGAGATCATCGACTCCGGCCTGACCCTGACCTGGCTGACCTCCAACCTCAACAGCCGCGGCCCGGCGAGCCTCGAGATCGTCACCCTGCTGCGCAAGCCCGAGGCGGTCAGCATGCCGGTCGACGTGAAGTACGTCGGTTGGGACATCCCCGACGAGTTCGTGGTCGGCTACGGTCTCGACTTCAACGAGAAGTACCGCAACCTCCGCGACATCTCGACCCTCGCCCCGCACATCTACAGCTGAGCGGGGCCGATCGGTCCGTCAGCGCGTGGGCCGGATGCTGGCGATCACTCTCACCAGGGTCGCGTCGCTGTCGGCGCCGTCGACATCACGGCCGGCGACCATCACGAAGAGCGCGGTCTTCCCGGCTGCGCGGGGCACCGACACCACGGTGACCTCGAGGGTCGGCACCGCGCACTCCGGGTCCACCGGGGTCGTCGTGGCGGTCACGGCCGTCGCGGTGGTCCTGCCGCCGTCGACCTCGACCGGTCGGGGATCGCCCAGCGATCCGGTCGGGGTCTTGCCGTCCTCGCTCTGACCTGCCGAGACGGCCCAGTGGGTCGCGGTGGCCTCGATGGTCCCCTTGTCGGACCTCGACCCCGGCGTGACGAAGCCGACCAGGGTGTGCGAGCTGCCCGGACCGCACCAGTCGTCCCCGCCGAAGGCGACCCCGTGCATGATCGCCTGCACCTCGCCCTCGCTCGACTCGAACCCGGCGAGCGTCTCGGGGCCCGGCCTCCAGCTGCCGGGTACGTCGTACGCCATCGCGTCCTTGGCCGAGGTCACCGACTGCCACGGACCGGTGGGCTGGGCCATGCTCGGGGTACCCGAGGGACCGGCGGGACTCGGCGTAGCGGCCGCCGAGGTCCCCGGCGCCGCCGACGTGCTGGGCGCCGTCGGAGGTGGTACGTCGCCCGCCGGCTGCGCCACGAGCCGCCAGGCGAGCACGCCGGCAGCCGCCACGAGAACGACCAGGAGCACGAGCAGCGCTACGACGATGATCACGGCGAGACGGCTGCCGGAGCCACCGGTCGGACCCGGTGTCGAGGCTTTACTTTCGGCCATGGCGACACAGTAGGACGGTTTCGCCCCGGCGCCTCGCCGGATCGCCGCTTTCGCTGATGGCAGAACCGCTCAGGTGGGTTCGGGCACGATTTGGCGTGTACCGTCGTTCTAAATGACGAGCACGCTCCCCGGCGTGCGATGTCTGACCCCGTAACGGTTGAAAGAAGCCTGTGAAGCGCATATTCAAAGGTCCCTGGCTGTGGATCATCCTGGCAGTGCTCGGTGTGATCCTGGCTCTGCAGTACCTGGCCCCTCGCAACGGCGGCGACGAGATCACCACCAGCGAGCTGACTGAATACATTCAGAAGGACCAGGTCAAGGAGATCACGTTCGTCGACGGCGACCAGGAGATCAAGGCGACCCTGACCAAGGACGCACGCAAGGGCAGCGCCGAGGTCACCACGTCGTGGGTCGACGGCGACCAGGAAGCGCTCATCGAGATGGTGCGCAAGACCGAGGCCGAGGGTGACAACCTCAAGGAGTTCAACTCCGAGGTGGCCAAGCCCTCCGTGCTCGGCTCGATCCTGAGCTTCCTGCTTCCGTTCGTGCTGATCATCGTGCTGTTCCTGTTCCTGATGAACTCGGTCCAGGGCGGTGGCGGTCGCGGGGTCATGCAGTTCGCCAAGTCCAAGGCGAAGCTGATCACCAAGGACATGCCGAAGACGACGTTCGCCGACGTCGCCGGTGCGGACGAGGCGGTCGAGGAGCTCCAGGAGATCAAGGAGTTCCTGCAGGAGCCGGCCAAGTTCCAGGCCGTCGGCGCCAAGATCCCCAAGGGCGTGCTGCTCTACGGCCAGCCCGGAACCGGTAAGACCCTGCTCGCGCGAGCCGTCGCGGGCGAGGCCGGGGTGCCGTTCTACTCGATCTCCGGTTCGGACTTCGTCGAGATGTTCGTCGGTGTCGGTGCGAGCCGTGTCCGCGACCTGTTCGAGCAGGCCAAGGAGAACGCTCCCGCCATCGTCTTCATCGACGAGATCGACGCCGTCGGCCGTCACCGTGGTGCCGGCATGGGCGGCGGCCACGACGAGCGCGAGCAGACGCTCAACCAGCTCCTCGTGGAGATGGACGGCTTCGACGTACGCGGCGGGGTCATCCTGATCGCGGCCACCAACCGTCCCGACGTGCTCGACCCGGCGCTGCTGCGCCCGGGCCGCTTCGACCGCCAGATCCAGGTGGACGCTCCCGACCTCGCCGGTCGCGAGAAGATCCTGCAGGTCCACGCCCGCGGCAAGCCGCTGGCCGGCGACATCGACCTCGACTCGGTCGCCCGACGGACCCCCGGGTTCTCCGGTGCCGACCTGGCCAACGTGCTCAACGAGGCCGCGCTGCTGACCGCTCGCAGCGACCAGAAGCTGATCACCAACAAGGCTCTCGACGAGGCCATCGACCGCGTGATCGCGGGCCCGCAGAAGCGCACGCGCCTGATGAGCGAGCAGGAGAAGCTCATCACCGCCTACCACGAGGGTGGCCACGCTCTGGTCGCCGCGGCGCTGCCGGGGCCGGACGTGGTCCAGAAGATCACGATCCTGCCGCGCGGCAAGGCGCTGGGCTACAACCTGGTCATGCCCGACGACGACCAGTACAGCCAGACCCGCTCGTCGATGCTCAACAAGCTCTCCTACATGCTCGGCGGCCGTGCCGCGGAGGAGCTCATCTTCCACGACCCGACGACCGGCGCCGGCAACGACATCGAGAAGGCGACCAACCTCGCCCGCGCGATGGTCACCCAGTTCGGTATGACCGAGCGCCTGGGTGCGATCAAGCTCGGCGAGTCCAACGGCGAGCCGTTCCTGGGGCGCGACATCGGCCACCAGCGCAACTACTCGGAGGAGGTCGCGGCCATCGTCGATGACGAGACCAAGAAGCTCCTCGCGACCGCTCACCAGGAGGCCTTCGACATCCTCGAGGAGAACCGGGACGTCCTCGACAACCTGGTCCTGCAGCTCCTGGAGAAGGAGACGCTCTCCAAGCAGGAGGTCGCTGAGATCTTCGAGCCGCTGCGCCGCCGCGACCCGCGTCCGGCCTGGACCGGCTCCGACACCCGCCGCCCCTCGGACCGCCCCGCGGTCGAGATCCCGCAGTGGATCGTCGAGCGCGACAAGGCCGCGGTTGCCAAGGCGATTCGTTCCGCCTCACAGAAGTCCGCCAACGGTGTCGACCTCAGCAAGCCGACCGAGGCCGGCTCGCCCGAGGCCACCCCGCCCGCCTGATACGGAACACATGTCCGAGACCTTCGATGATGTAGCGCCCGTCCACGTCCCCGAGCGGGACGTGGCGGACGTTCCTCCGTTCGACCAGAAGCGGGCCGAGGCGGCCGTGCGCGAGCTGCTCTACGCGATCGGGGAGGATCCCGACCGCGAAGGGCTGCTCGAGACCCCCGCCCGGGTCGCCCGCGCCTACCAAGAGGTGACCCGAGGGCTCCACCAGGAGCCCAAGGACGTGCTCACCACGACCTTCGACCTCGGCCACGACGAGATGGTCCTGGTCCGCGACATCGAGCTGTGGTCGATGTGCGAGCACCACCTGGTGCCGTTCACCGGCGTCGCCCACGTCGGCTACATCCCGGCCGAGTCCGGCAAGATCACCGGCCTCTCCAAGCTGGCCCGGCTCGTCGACGTCTACGCGAAGCGACCGCAGGTGCAGGAGCGGCTCACCACCCAGGTGGCCGACGCTCTCACCGAGATCCTCGAGGCCCGCGGCGTCATCGTGGTGATCGAGGCCGAGCACCTGTGCATGACGATGCGCGGCGTCAAGAAGGCCGGCGCCCGCACGATCACCAGCGCCGTACGCGGCACGATGCGCTCCAACGCCACCACCCGGGCCGAGGCGATGGCCCTGATCCGGGGCGGAACCAGGTAGCAGCCCCTGGGTAGGGTCGTCCCCGTGAACGAGCGCCAGCGAGTGAATCATGAAGTCATCACGCGGCCGCGTCCGTATTCTGGCGCTTGCGCTACGGAGGTGGCCGCGTGAAGGTCATGGGGATCGTCAACGTCACGCCCGACTCGTTCAGCGACGGCGGACGGTTCTTCGCGACCGATGATGCGGTGGCCCATGGCCACACGCTCCTGGAGCAGGGCGCGGACCTGCTCGACATCGGCGGCGAGTCGACCCGGCCCGGAGCGACCAGACCGCTGGTGGCCGACGAGCTGGCGCGGGTGGTGCCGGTCATCGAGACGCTGGCCGCGGAGGGGGCGACCCTCTCGGTCGACACGATGCGTCCCGAGGTCGCGGAGGCGGCGCTGAAGGCCGGGGCCAAGATCATCAACGACGTCTCGGGCGGTCTGGCCGACCCGGGGATCCTGAAGGTGGCGGCCGACCACGGTGCGACGTACGTCGTGATGCACTGGCGCGCGCACGGCGCGGAGATGCAGCACCAGGACCATCTCGTCTACGCCGACGGCGTGGTCGCCACGGTGAAGCAGGAGCTGGAGCAGCGGATCGAGGCGGCGCGGGCAGCGGGGATCCAGGACGACAACATCGTGATCGACCCGGGCCTGGGCTTCTCCAAGACGGCCGACGACAACTGGCGGCTGCTGGCCGGGGTGGAGGAGTTCCACAAGCTCGGCTACCCGGTGCTCATCGGAGCGAGCCGTAAGACTTTCCTCGGCCGCCTGCTGGCTGCCCCCGACGGCACGCTGCGTCCGGTGACCGAGCGGGAGAGCGCTCATGACGCGATCACCGTGTTCCTGGCGCAACGCGGTGTCTGGGCGACACGTGTTCATGACGTACGTGCTGCCAAGGACGCCCTTGCGGCGGCAGCGAAATTGGGGAGTATTCGATGAACATTGAGGAACCTGCCGACGAAATCCAGATCCTCGGTCTGGAGTGCTACGGACACCACGGGGTGTTCGACTTCGAGCGCCGTGAGGGGCAGAAGTTCATCATCGACCTGGTCATCGGCACCGACTCCCGCAAGGCGGCGGAAACGGACGACTTGCAAGACACCGTGGATTACGGAAGTCTCGCGATGGCGGTCAAAACCAATGTTGAGCGCGACCCGGTGGACCTCATCGAAACGCTTGCCCAGCGGATCGCGGACATTTGCCTTGCAGACATCCGCGCACTTTGGGTACGTGTTACGGTTCACAAACCGGGGGCGCCTATCGAAGCGACGTTCAAAGACGTCACCCTGACGATCACCCGGAGGCAGAGCACGTGACAGAGGTACCCAACCCGTACATCATCGACGCCGACACGCTCACCGGGGAGATGCGGCCGATCCGACGGGCGGTGCTGTCCTTGGGCTCCAATCTCGGGGACCGGTTGGCAAATCTGCAGGACGCGTTGAACACGCTCGCCGAGACCCCGGATGTCTGGGTGACCACGATCTCGCCGGTGTATGAGACCGAGCCGGTCGACTCGCCCGAGGGTTCCGACCTCTATCTCAACGCCATCGTCCTGGCCGACACCACGCTCACCCCGACGCGCCTGCTCGAGCGTGCGCTCACCATCGAGGACGCCTACGGACGCTCGCGCAGCGGCATCTTCAACGAGCCGCGCACGCTCGACATCGACGTCATCTCGGTCGGCGACAAGATCCTCGAGGAGGAGTCGCTGACCCTGCCGCACCCGCGTGCTCACCAGCGTGCCTTCGTGCTCAAGCCGTGGCTCGACCTGGAGCCGAGCGCCGACCTTCCGGGCGTCGGTCCGATCGCCGAGCTGCTCGAGCAGTCGGACCAGACCGGCATCACCCGCCGCGACGATCTCGTCCTCGAGCTCTGAGCCGGATCTGAGCACGACACCGGAGGACCCCGACCGGGGTCCGGAGAAGGATCCCGTCGACGACGAGCGCCGGCTCCGCCCGATGTCGGGCGGAGCGATCACGGCATGGGCGGTCATCGGAATCGTCGGCGGCTGGCTGGCCCATCCGGTGCTGGAGGCCTGGCTCGGAGTCGCCCCGGTGGTCACCTGGGCGCAGCCGTTGGTGCTGCTGCTGATCGCCGGAGTCCTGGGCGTGACCGCCTGGATCACGCACCGTCAGCTGCAGGTACGCGGCGAGCGGATCGAGGCTCATCAGGCGGTCAACCGGCTGGTGCTCGCCCGTGCCTGCACCCTGGTCGGTGCGCTCCTCGCCGGGGGCTATCTCGGCTACGCGGTGAGCTGGCTGGGCTACGACGCCAGCACCGCGGCGGGCGAGCGACTGGTGCGCTCGGCCCTCGCGGCGGTGGCCGGCATCGCGATCGTCATCGCCTCGCGACTCCTCGAACACGCGTGCCGGGTCCGCAAACAGGATGAAAACTAGCCGTACCGTGGAAGCATGCCATCCCCATCCGCAACTTCAGTCACACGCAGGCGTCAGCGCAGCACACGCCTGACGGTCGCTGTAGCCCTGCTGGCGCTGGCCGCCATCACGATCACCGCCGCGGTGGCCTCCGGGTCCTGGCTGGTCGTCGTGCTCGCTGCCGTTCTCGGGCTCGCCTGTGGCGCTGCCGCTACCAAGATCACCCACTCCGAGCTTCTCCAGACCCGTCGCGACTGGGCGCGTGACCGCGCCGAGCAGGCCCAGGCCTACCGCGTCGAGTCCGAGAAGCGCGCCGAGGAGAACGCCGAGTTCCGCGCGCACATGGACGCCAAGCTCGCCGACCGTGTCCAGGCCGTCGAGGAGCTCGAGGCCGCTCTGGCCGCTGCTCACCAGCGTGCCGCCGACGCCGTCCGCCGTCGTGGCGAGGAGGCCCGCCGGGCCGCCCAGGCCGAGGTCCGCGGTGAACAGCTCGAGGCCCGCCTCCAGGCGGTCGAGGCCGACGCCGCCGAGGCGGCCATCCGGGTCGCCGAGCTCGAGTCCGAGCTGGACGCCGTTCGCGCCGAGCTGGAGGCCGAGCGCACCAGCTGGACCCGGGCTCAGTCGGCCTGACCGGCGCCCCACCCACAGATGTACGGATGGTGACGAAGCGCCAACATCGTCACCGCCCACCAGCCTCCCCACGCGTGAAAGAACGCCGCGACGGCCAAATCGATACTCGGGCGGGTAACTGTCGGGCTGCTCGCTCGTTATGATTTTTCCGAACGGGTAACGCGACCGTCGGGTCTCCGCGCTCTGCGGCGACACTTCGACACGGGTCGCTGGAAAGGGGAAGCCGGTGACGTTGATCGCCGAACGGGCAGTCACGATCACTGAAGGCCTCGCCTACCTACGCGATCTGATGGCCACGTACGCGAAGAGGACGCCGGTGACCTCGGTCGCCGTCCTCGGGAATGCTCCTCTGGGGCCCAGCGACGCCCGGGCCGACGCGATCGACGACTCCGATCTCGTCATCCGGGTCAACAGCTTCGTGCTGGACGTCCCCGGTGAACCGCGCTGTCAGGGATCGCGGGCAGACGTCGTGATCTGGAACCGGATCACCCGCCCGACCCGGTTCACCTTCGACCGCTACCGCGAGCGCCTCTATCTCCTCGCGGAGCCCATGCGCTTCCACGGCCGCCCCGAGGTGTGGCCGATGTCGTGGC from Nocardioides luteus includes:
- the folK gene encoding 2-amino-4-hydroxy-6-hydroxymethyldihydropteridine diphosphokinase; its protein translation is MTEVPNPYIIDADTLTGEMRPIRRAVLSLGSNLGDRLANLQDALNTLAETPDVWVTTISPVYETEPVDSPEGSDLYLNAIVLADTTLTPTRLLERALTIEDAYGRSRSGIFNEPRTLDIDVISVGDKILEEESLTLPHPRAHQRAFVLKPWLDLEPSADLPGVGPIAELLEQSDQTGITRRDDLVLEL
- the hpt gene encoding hypoxanthine phosphoribosyltransferase, whose product is MDTEYVGDDLVKTLFTHDEIQAKVEELARRIEKDYEGEELLIVGVLRGAVMIMADLARALNRHVEMDWMAVSSYGSGTKSSGVVRILKDLDTDVTGKHVLVVDEIIDSGLTLTWLTSNLNSRGPASLEIVTLLRKPEAVSMPVDVKYVGWDIPDEFVVGYGLDFNEKYRNLRDISTLAPHIYS
- the folB gene encoding dihydroneopterin aldolase; the encoded protein is MNIEEPADEIQILGLECYGHHGVFDFERREGQKFIIDLVIGTDSRKAAETDDLQDTVDYGSLAMAVKTNVERDPVDLIETLAQRIADICLADIRALWVRVTVHKPGAPIEATFKDVTLTITRRQST
- the folE gene encoding GTP cyclohydrolase I FolE, whose translation is MSETFDDVAPVHVPERDVADVPPFDQKRAEAAVRELLYAIGEDPDREGLLETPARVARAYQEVTRGLHQEPKDVLTTTFDLGHDEMVLVRDIELWSMCEHHLVPFTGVAHVGYIPAESGKITGLSKLARLVDVYAKRPQVQERLTTQVADALTEILEARGVIVVIEAEHLCMTMRGVKKAGARTITSAVRGTMRSNATTRAEAMALIRGGTR
- a CDS encoding DUF3180 domain-containing protein gives rise to the protein MSGGAITAWAVIGIVGGWLAHPVLEAWLGVAPVVTWAQPLVLLLIAGVLGVTAWITHRQLQVRGERIEAHQAVNRLVLARACTLVGALLAGGYLGYAVSWLGYDASTAAGERLVRSALAAVAGIAIVIASRLLEHACRVRKQDEN
- the folP gene encoding dihydropteroate synthase — translated: MGIVNVTPDSFSDGGRFFATDDAVAHGHTLLEQGADLLDIGGESTRPGATRPLVADELARVVPVIETLAAEGATLSVDTMRPEVAEAALKAGAKIINDVSGGLADPGILKVAADHGATYVVMHWRAHGAEMQHQDHLVYADGVVATVKQELEQRIEAARAAGIQDDNIVIDPGLGFSKTADDNWRLLAGVEEFHKLGYPVLIGASRKTFLGRLLAAPDGTLRPVTERESAHDAITVFLAQRGVWATRVHDVRAAKDALAAAAKLGSIR
- the dacB gene encoding D-alanyl-D-alanine carboxypeptidase/D-alanyl-D-alanine endopeptidase, producing MEPDTPPKWPSEETDEARGKLAVVVPLVLALLVGAAAAAYALGWVRYAQGNVAPTPPPAPLSIATVSPAPVAGQQSRTPGKPDQAALQRVMREMVGDKRLGRHLKAAIAPLEGAPVVTHGTGAATPASVTKVLTSVAVLEAYGPERRFETSTTLQGSTVTLVGGGDASLTSNDLDTLAAETARELGATKTVSLAYDDSLFAGPVLSPTWRRTYLGEEVGGITALLVDHGGSQATGYSRDPSLQAAEQFKKALAKHGIKVDGKPVRGTKAGTQLAVRHGDTLREIVEYTLQHSDNQLAEVLARHVGLAAGEPTFDGSTAAITATLKELGMDTTGLVLRDGSGLSRQNRIPPTLLVSALQTAASPHRPELAPAMTGLPVAGWVGSLSRRFNFDAEPGRGRVRAKTGTLTGVSGLSGIAVDARGTPFVVVLMADGFKPEQTLDVRDALDDAMASVATCRCSA
- the tilS gene encoding tRNA lysidine(34) synthetase TilS — its product is MSLHPSIAAVRRPVRATLEQLEPGDKVIVACSGGADSLALASAAVFEGHKLGLHVIGATVDHGMQEGSDAQASKVIAQLAEMGVDETVTATVEVKADGEGPEAAARQARYAVLDQLAERLDASVILLGHTRDDQAETVLLGLTRGSGARSLSGMRAAFDRYRRPLLGTTRIDTETACQIEGLDVWQDPHNRDFAYTRARIRHRVLPTLEEDLGPGVTEALARTAEQLREDADFIDDIAESMHRELGGTLPVETLAQYPAAVRTRILRIAALAAGSPPAELTRDHVKAVDELITGWRGQRWIDLPGHIRARRTNSSIVFESGPFPTSI
- the ftsH gene encoding ATP-dependent zinc metalloprotease FtsH; the protein is MKRIFKGPWLWIILAVLGVILALQYLAPRNGGDEITTSELTEYIQKDQVKEITFVDGDQEIKATLTKDARKGSAEVTTSWVDGDQEALIEMVRKTEAEGDNLKEFNSEVAKPSVLGSILSFLLPFVLIIVLFLFLMNSVQGGGGRGVMQFAKSKAKLITKDMPKTTFADVAGADEAVEELQEIKEFLQEPAKFQAVGAKIPKGVLLYGQPGTGKTLLARAVAGEAGVPFYSISGSDFVEMFVGVGASRVRDLFEQAKENAPAIVFIDEIDAVGRHRGAGMGGGHDEREQTLNQLLVEMDGFDVRGGVILIAATNRPDVLDPALLRPGRFDRQIQVDAPDLAGREKILQVHARGKPLAGDIDLDSVARRTPGFSGADLANVLNEAALLTARSDQKLITNKALDEAIDRVIAGPQKRTRLMSEQEKLITAYHEGGHALVAAALPGPDVVQKITILPRGKALGYNLVMPDDDQYSQTRSSMLNKLSYMLGGRAAEELIFHDPTTGAGNDIEKATNLARAMVTQFGMTERLGAIKLGESNGEPFLGRDIGHQRNYSEEVAAIVDDETKKLLATAHQEAFDILEENRDVLDNLVLQLLEKETLSKQEVAEIFEPLRRRDPRPAWTGSDTRRPSDRPAVEIPQWIVERDKAAVAKAIRSASQKSANGVDLSKPTEAGSPEATPPA
- a CDS encoding zinc-dependent metalloprotease, producing the protein MTHRAEEPRPSGATMVDWDLAVRLGAKVAGDGPIVSRNEARQAVEELREDAAKATEFVREFTGLDAPRDTAPVLVVDRRGWIQANADTFAHVISPVVDRITAKRAPGALSLAVGSKISAAEVGGLLGFMSSKILGQFDPFFGPSGRLLLVAPNAVHVERELGLDPTDFRLWVCLHEETHRVQFTASPWMRDHLFAQIEGLSEAMDPSSIFDGGLQRVSEALKGNGSIVDAFAKPEQKEIIDRVTGMMSLLEGHADVVMDDVGPGVIPSVTTIRKAFNKRRQGIGVLDRLLRRLLGLEAKMAQYRDGAKFVRHVVDRVGMDEFNAVFAGPENLPSKAEIVEPDAWVTRVLA
- a CDS encoding inorganic diphosphatase, with translation MTQEFDVLIEVPKGSRNKYEVDHESNRLRLDRVLFTSMMYPADYGYIEDTLGGDGDPLDALVLTPYPLFPGVLVQARPVAMYVMEDEKGQDEKVLCVPCDPRFDHIQDLADVDEWTLNEIKHFFEHYKDLEPGKTVKGSDWVGKAAAESEIAASVDRFKNTAH